In the Lepus europaeus isolate LE1 chromosome 10, mLepTim1.pri, whole genome shotgun sequence genome, caggagcttctcctggttgGAGACAGCCTCCAAGGCAGAAGGGAATTCTCCCCTCCCACAGCCGTGCAGGACCCAGGGGTCCCCAGCTCTGGGGGGGTGGGCCTGCCCTCAAGGCCCCCCAGTCCCCCCAGGACAGGTCTTCCTCACTTCTCATCACCAGcccttctttctgtgtctggcccaGCGACTGGCTCCAGCTGGTCTGGGGAACTTGACAGTGGGAGCCTCCAAGGCATTCTAGTTCAGTATATACCACCAGCCAAGAAAAAATTCAAGTCCCATTCCCTCTCCAGCGATTTTAGCTCTTCTTTTCCCTCAACAATCAGGAAACTcgggctgatttttaaaaatgaatcaaggTGGAGGAAACCCTACATTTCTCTAGATCCTGGCAAATCAGACCCCTACTTAAAAAATACTATCCAGTGCCTGTACGATCCTGAAAATGCAGGCAGAAACCGTGAGAGTTCTTATCACCCCCACGCCCCCAATTCTTCGATGAGTTGAGGGCTTTCTCCTGGAATTTGGGGCACGGGAGgcttacccccacccccagtcctgtCCGGAAGCGGGGTTAGGGGCAGGGGCCTTGCGCGAAGCTGCAGCCGGCAGGGGGAGGATGAGGCGAGCTCCCGACCGGAGCCGAGTCGGCGGCCCGGCGCTCGGGCGCCTGTGATTGCTTCACTCGGCCGGGCAGCTCCGGAGAACGTGTCGGAGCAGATTTCTTCCCCGGCGCATTCCTTAGCGCAGCTCGCCCGGCCGGCTCCTTCGGCAGCCCAGCCGAGCCGGCGCGCCGAGGCCAGACGGCGGGGGTGGCTGGGGCGCGGAGCCCGGGggcaggcggggcggggaggggtcgCTGGCTGCAGCGGAGCTCGGGCCCCTTCCTTACCTGGAAAGGGAGACTTCCAGAGGTGGGCGGACTGCGACTGCTCCTTGGAGCAGTACACCTGACTGTCCCAGCCATTGGAGAGAGCCCAGTGCTGGTAGCCTTCGACCGGGATGAGCGCGTCGTGACGCGGCTCCGGGTGCCCGCTGATCCCGGGCACCACCGACACGTCCAGGTAGCTGGGCATCGCCTGGTAGGAGCTAGCGAAGCTGGGGTAGAAGGCGAACTCCTTGGCCCGAGAGGACAGGTCATCACCCGGCAGGGCGCCCGATGGCTCCGGGTACTTGTCGCCCGGGTGGTAGGCGCAAGGCTTCTGCTGCAGGTTCACGTTGTGTGACAGGCGGCAGCCGTAGTAGCTGCCCCCGAACGGGTAGCCGTAGCCCAGGGTGGCGCTGGACGAGGTGGGGGGCGCCGGCGGAGGGGCGCACTGGCGCGCTGCCTCCGGGGCCGGGATGTCCGTGTAGACGGCACCCTGCGGGGCGCCCAGGGGAGCCGGCGGGCGACCCAGCACGGGGTGCGGAAGCAGGTCGCGGCAGTGGCTGGCCGGGCAGCTGCTGCCCAGGCCGTCCATGCTCGGGGCTTTGCCGGGGCTCGCTCCGCTGCAGCCGCCCCCCGCGCCgcctgcgccgccgccgccgccgctgccgctctcCGCCGCGCTGTCCTCATAGACGTACATAAGGCTCTCCGGCCAGCGCGGATGCAGGAGCAGCGAAGTCGTCATGACATGGTCTGCTCgagctttttaaaaactccacttgccagaggcagagagctagGGAGACACCTCGCTCccttttcccctcctccctcccctcctcctccacctcctcctcctcctcctcctcctcctcctccgggagCTTCCACCTCCCTCCGTGCATTCTCTCTACGCATGCGGGGACACTTCATTAAGAAATCCGCCGGCTCCCGCCCTCCTCCCCTCGGCGCCCCTCCCGCGCCCACGTGACGCGGTCCTCGCACGTGACGCTCAGGCTGGAGCTCCTGGGGTTCCCTCCCTTCGACGTGAGGCGGGGCGTCAAGAAGGAGGTCTGTGCTGATTGGTTCTCAGGAGGGGCCTAGGAGGCGGGCCCTGTGAGATTTAAAGGGACAGGGCGACGCCCCCCGGCTGGACCgcgcagggagaggggagaaggggtgggggaagctgaattTAGCCGACGCAAAGGGGTCTGGGGAGGAAAGGACTGTTCCTGTGCGCCTCCCCCTCGGGTTAGGATGCGCAcggggtggtgggggaggaggcagacCCGTACCCCAAAACCCATCGCTGGGATTGCCGAGGTCTCTGGATTGGGGCTTGGAGCTTAAGGGTAGGGGAGagattgggtttttaaaaaatattatgaagaaactggaaaacaggCGGGAACGCTCAGGCCCTGGCGGACTCCTGATCTCCAGCTCACGGCTGGCCGGAGCCCGGCGCCGCGTGGCGAGCCTTGGGTGGGGACTGTGCTTTCCTTTCCGAACTTTCTCCTCGTTCTCAAAGCCCCAGTTGTGGGAAAAGGACCCTGTCCCTTCCTGCCTGGAGCGGAGAGGGCTGGGGAGACGCAACAGCCTTCGACCCCAGGGGGAGTGTGACATGATGGAGCGCGCTCAGGGGGGTGGGCAGTAGACTGATAGATACCTCAGTGGGCAGCTCAAAGTGAGATTTTGCAAAGCAGCAGGGAGTGGGGGCAAGGATTCGGTCTAGGCAAACTGGAAGCCCGAATGCCCACAGAGCTGCTCTCCAGCGCAGAGGTGTACAAAGGGAAATGTAGAGGGATCGGCTCAGTCCCCTGGAGGAACCACGAGGGCCCCAGGAGGTCTGACCTCGGCCCAGCCAGAGCCGAGAGGAACCCAATTCCGGGTTGAACAACCTCAGCACATCTTCCCCAGCTTCCTTGGGGTCACTCTCTCGGCGCGAAGTATTTTCATGCGCTAAAACGTGAACGCCCGCTTACTGGTTTTTCAAAGCCCTCTGCCCGCTTCCTCCCTGTGTGTCAACTTGTCCGGGTCCTCAGTACAGTCGCCTCTTTCCGCTGGAGCATCGCTGTGGAATTGAGCCTGGGTAGCTTTCAGCACATGCTCTTGGCGAGAAAGAGATGACAGAAAAGAGGGCTGCGGCGTCGCCCTCTTTTTCCTGCCCCCGCCACAGGTTTTAAAGGCTCCGTGCACCCGTTCAGGCAGCTTCGGGGGCCATGGCTAGGCAGTAGCCCCCGCCAAACCGACCCCTCTGCacccctctgcaccccatggcGGAGTCTGCGCTGAGGCCCCGGCGACCgcttcccctcctccctggggGGCGACCACGGTGGTTGGCGGTTGGGGACGCCCGCCATCCCCCATGAGTTAGTTAGCCCTGGGAGCGTTGTTTCTTATCAGCGCGATCTTCATTCCGCGGGGTCAGCTCAGAGTTCAGAAAGCAGGCTGTAGCCTGGGGCTGGAAACAAGCTGGCCGGCTTGAGCGTGCTTTGAGGGCGATGACGGTGGGGACAGAGGAGTTGATCGGAGCTGGGAGTCACTGGCTTGGGAAAGCGGCCACCCTGCCGCTGGAGtccaaggtaaaaaaaaagaagaggagggcaAACAGGGCTTGGCCAAGTTCGACTGAGTTGTGTGACCTTGGCTCCCTCGGCTAAggcctggagggggagggggggaggcccGCCAGTGTCCAGCCTGGCGTCGCCAAGGTGGAGGCCCTGGCCTCGAGTCCCGTGAAACGCCGCTCCGGGTTCCGTGCGGGCCGCCGGGGGCAACAAAGGACCTGAAGCTCCCACCCCATTCTTGGGGCCTCCTCCCGGATCTGGGCCGAGGCCACACGTTTCTACCGCGGGCTAGGACCCAGGGATGGGGCCGCCAGCCTTTGGGAGTAGGGACAGGATCTGGGGGCAGGAAGGCTcgccaataaataaaattaatggtaTGTTCTTTTCCAGGTTTATATAAAGACATTAACTATTCCTATTGCAATGAGATATAGATTTAATTAACCCGGCAACTTTACAATTCCATTTACTAGGGGCACTATGCGGCCAAAGTTTAGCGGCGgcgaaagaaagagaaggaaccaAAGGTCGCTTCTTCAGGAAGACCAGCGGGAGATGGAGCCCCCAGAGCGACTCCCGTGGCAGGGGGCGCCGGAGGGGAAAGCTCCCGGGGTAAGGACGCTCCAAGCGGCTGGAGACATCCGCAAGCTCTGCGCGATGCCCCCTCAGCTTTGCCGGGTTCCCCCCAGACTTCCAACGCCTTGTCAATGCAGCCTCCACGGCTGGGGCGCGCCGGGATCCGCGGGGCGAGGAGCAGAGGCAAGAGCTCCGCGGGAGGGCAGAGGAAAGGAAAGCTTTGCTGCTTAATTAACTTTAAGCCCAgggtctcttctctctcctcccccagcaAAAATGTGCATCTCGCTGGGacacaaataaaatcaaatgaaacaCTCCAGGAGAATAGGCAGCAGTGGAAACGTAGTAATTACATCTCTGAGGCGATCCCGCCCCAGAAAGCTGGGCGCTGGAACCCTCCGCGGCGGCGCTCAGCAGCACCACGCGGTCACACCCGCCCGGCTTCGCCTAGGGGGCCACGGGACTTCGCTGCTGATGCGGTTCAGAGAAAACCAAGAGAAACGAAAGGAAGTGTGGCGCCTGGGTTTCCAGGAAGAAAGGGTTTCCAGGGCGGAAGACGGAGCAGTAAATGACACCGAAGaaaagtggaaaatggccccTCGGGCTCCTCGGGGGAGCCTTGCTCTGCGCTGCCGCTGCCACTCCAGTCCTCAGCTCCTTCTTTGAACCGAGTTCTGGCTAAGATCAGCCGGGAAATGCTTTCTTTCAAATGCGCCAGCGCATCAAGCCTGCATATAATGTGCCTTTCCCCCTAGAAGCGTGCGCGGGGTCACGCGTGCCTGCAGGTTTGCGGACGTGTGCAGACTGCAGCCGCGGGTCCTGCAATGCTCTGCAGACTTGGCCCAAATGTGTGCCCGGAGATACACCATTCCAA is a window encoding:
- the HOXC13 gene encoding homeobox protein Hox-C13, translated to MTTSLLLHPRWPESLMYVYEDSAAESGSGGGGGAGGAGGGCSGASPGKAPSMDGLGSSCPASHCRDLLPHPVLGRPPAPLGAPQGAVYTDIPAPEAARQCAPPPAPPTSSSATLGYGYPFGGSYYGCRLSHNVNLQQKPCAYHPGDKYPEPSGALPGDDLSSRAKEFAFYPSFASSYQAMPSYLDVSVVPGISGHPEPRHDALIPVEGYQHWALSNGWDSQVYCSKEQSQSAHLWKSPFPDVVPLQPEVSSYRRGRKKRVPYTKVQLKELEKEYAASKFITKEKRRRISATTNLSERQVTIWFQNRRVKEKKVVSKSKAPHLHST